The genomic stretch tctgcacttgaatttgccaggtccagaacactgaataacattgttacagtttgcttcatcagtgccatacagacagtctctcacaccactgcactgcctactcccatggacacagttcccatcttcacatctgaaatggtctggcctgcaggtccgagaagggcagttaatttcatcacttccatccttgcaatcaggatctccATCACATCGCCACTTCTTGTGGATACATTCACCTGAGCCGCACTGCACCTCACTCGTAGCACACTTCActggaggtgcaggctggcggccacactgctccaaagattcATCTGAGTGGTTGGAGCAGTCAGCATCATCATCACACACCCAGCTGATAGGGATGCAGGTAGAACTCttgcactgaaactcatgaaCACCACAGGTAGGAGGTGCACACTCCAACTCATCGCTACCATCACTGCAGTCATCTTGAacattgcagacaaagcttttggaaatacattgcccactactgcatgtgaattctgctgcactacaagtcACAATGCCACAactctcttcatcttctccactgtcgCAGtccttttcaccatcacatttccaggacactgggatacactgggttgactgaggaccacacctgatttcatttacccggCATGTTCTcgtatgacacagctcagcactctcatcagacccattttcacagtccggatccccatcacactgccatctatttggcacacactgaccactgttgcacacaaagtcagattcagcacacgtcttcttcacacaagcactctcatcactgccatctgagcagtcttcacattttgctctagcaccgtcggcagcagtgcacaggccggcgagggcgagcagcaggcagagtgccccgcagcgcggcagcgcctgccgccgccccgcaccgtcacctgtgtcacttatactactcctattacccatgctgttagtgtcagtggcatcctcctggcaCCGTTTCCGTCTTTGTcaccccttactctcccccttttctttttgccactgaccattcaccacaaatggatgagacacatgattactagttaggaaagagagtgtaacgtctgctatacggctgcaggccgtgccagctgcaaccctagaagctgtttgtgaacgAGCCTGACGGTGGTCATTTGGcggtgtaatctgcgtctctgctctcctgccctgcaattGAGCTAAATCGTCATTAATAGTCTgtagaatgtggcaaccccacggaatgttatccagaaacatagttataacaccgatctggggacgaatagtctttttttgcattgcaagataacttcttataaaaagaatgccagagagaagcagcacagccgctgctgccgctgcctccatggttacgtcagacaggctgcagagtCCTGATctccgcccctctgctctgtgccgactcgccacacggtgagggtcggcCGCCattgtccactgacgcctctggtctgccgtagcaactcgatctcggatggCCCGTATCGCACCGCGATTCCGCGCctctccgcgattccgcgtctcaccgcaattcccttttccgcgtctctccgcgattccgcgtctcaccgcgattccgcgtctctccgcgattccgtTTCCCGCGGCCCTCCGCAAATTTCACGTCCCGCCGCAACTCTAATTCCCGCGGCCCTCCGCAAATTCCACGTCCCGCCGCAACTCCGTTTCCCGCGGCCCTCCGCAAATTCCACGTCCCGCCGCAACTCTAATTCCCGCGGCCCTCCGCAAATTCCACGTCCCGCCGCAACTCTAATTCCCGCGGCCCTCCGCAAATTCCACGTCCCGCCGCAACTCCGTTTCCCGCGGCCCTCCGCAATTCCACGTCCCGCCGCAAAACCCCGTTCCCCGCGGTTTTCCGCGTGTCTCAGCG from Aythya fuligula isolate bAytFul2 unplaced genomic scaffold, bAytFul2.pri scaffold_75_arrow_ctg1, whole genome shotgun sequence encodes the following:
- the LOC116501718 gene encoding very low-density lipoprotein receptor-like, which encodes MGNRSSISDTGDGAGRRQALPRCGALCLLLALAGLCTAADGARAKCEDCSDGSDESACVKKTCAESDFVCNSGQCVPNRWQCDGDPDCENGSDESAELCHTRTCRVNEIRCGPQSTQCIPVSWKCDGEKDCDSGEDEESCGIVTCSAAEFTCSSGQCISKSFVCNVQDDCSDGSDELECAPPTCGVHEFQCKSSTCIPISWVCDDDADCSNHSDESLEQCGRQPAPPVKCATSEVQCGSGECIHKKWRCDGDPDCKDGSDEINCPSRTCRPDHFRCEDGNCVHGSRQCSGVRDCLYGTDEANCNNVIQCSGPGKFKCRSGECIDINKVCNQQRDCKDWGDEPLKECIINECDCPAGFEFIDKRNCGDIDECQNLGICSQMCINLKGGYKSERSRGYQMIPATGTWKRSYWYKDTNNTCDCNDAAKQGLGDIQLNSYLVQLMNRRKEMQKRGLVVQRPPLDMAIHSIKPGDKVLIRTWKDRVLTPHWEGPYVVLLTTETAVRTAEKGWTHASRIKGPIHDEKWEIAPGNAELKLTLRQTR